The sequence GACAGGGCCTACGGCCCGGGCAGCAGGCCAGCGAGGAGGGTGCTCAGGAGGCTGGGCAGCAATGAGAAAGCTCTGAAGAGGGAGAAAGGTGGAAGCTGGCCGCGCTGATCGTAAGGGAGGCGCCAGGAGCAGGCGGCCATAGTACTTGAGAGACTAGGGAAGGAGCCAGCCAAGGGCATGATAGAGCGCATCAAGGACTCCCAGCTCAGGCACAGGGTATATCAGGCCGCCTTCAAGGGGGTCCAGAGGGCCATTGAGGAGAAGGCAAGGGAGTACGGGGTGCCGGTGATCTATGTTGACCCCAGGAACACGTCCAAGATATGTCCAATTCATGGCGCCGAGATCGTCTACGGCAGGAATAGGCACGGCGTCTGCTCAAGGGGAGGTGAGACCTGGCACAGGGATGTAGTAGCGTGTTATAACCTCCTTCTGAGGGCCCTG comes from uncultured Acidilobus sp. JCHS and encodes:
- a CDS encoding transposase — its product is MIERIKDSQLRHRVYQAAFKGVQRAIEEKAREYGVPVIYVDPRNTSKICPIHGAEIVYGRNRHGVCSRGGETWHRDVVACYNLLLRALGGDGGCAPSRVRATIPVDGGPVPLGPTAAHEPTPIARGAWARWRSLGATSDHKLMRVSA